In a single window of the Subtercola sp. PAMC28395 genome:
- a CDS encoding NtaA/DmoA family FMN-dependent monooxygenase (This protein belongs to a clade of FMN-dependent monooxygenases, within a broader family of flavin-dependent oxidoreductases, the luciferase-like monooxygenase (LMM) family, some of whose members use coenzyme F420 rather than FMN.) yields the protein MKALSFGVFDMMNPSNGMPTWTHPNGRADKYTDVGYWVMVSKMLEEAGFDFLFFADTYGYPTIDGELPEQVAASGIQFPAVDPMLIIAALAQATSTLGFVVTSPTTVEKPYASARRYASLDHYTDGRIGWNIVTGSSQSTVDPLFGVTEQTTHDSRYDIGDEFVDISLALWEGGWDDDALVMDRERGVLVDPARLHRTEYTGEYLRTSGYFAVPPSRQRSPVLFQAGTSTRGRAFAARNAEVVLIQGQTIEKAAAHVTEIRDLAESHGRRRDDIKIITGVTVVVAPTSEEAAARRAELEALYVVDDAAVIYAGFTGVDYRGVDPTTPLVAATSDQGQTLVDRFAAPGDRVPTVGDVLESFRLKANRGFQVTGDPIEVAEQLIAIVDGSDVDGFMIEPTFGDELAYSEFIAQVLPILAKRGYVAPRADGLTLRERLFEEGRSRLPDSHPGARFRHVLAPTVPDVRITTTGTSSDHRTGSIHRNSRENP from the coding sequence ATGAAGGCTCTTTCGTTCGGCGTCTTCGACATGATGAACCCGAGCAACGGCATGCCCACCTGGACCCACCCGAACGGTCGTGCCGACAAGTACACCGACGTCGGCTACTGGGTGATGGTCTCGAAGATGCTCGAAGAGGCCGGTTTCGACTTTCTCTTCTTTGCCGACACCTATGGCTACCCCACCATCGACGGCGAACTGCCCGAGCAGGTGGCGGCCTCGGGCATCCAGTTCCCGGCCGTCGACCCCATGCTCATCATCGCCGCGCTGGCCCAGGCCACCAGCACGCTCGGGTTCGTCGTGACGTCGCCGACGACGGTCGAGAAGCCGTACGCCTCGGCCAGGCGCTACGCCAGCCTCGACCACTACACCGACGGGCGCATCGGCTGGAACATCGTCACCGGGAGTTCCCAGTCCACCGTCGACCCGCTCTTCGGCGTCACCGAGCAGACGACGCACGACTCGCGATACGACATCGGCGACGAGTTCGTCGACATCAGCCTCGCTCTCTGGGAGGGCGGCTGGGATGACGATGCCCTGGTGATGGACAGGGAGCGCGGGGTGCTGGTCGACCCGGCCAGACTGCACCGCACCGAATACACGGGCGAGTATCTTCGCACTTCGGGGTACTTCGCGGTACCGCCGTCGCGACAGCGCAGCCCCGTGCTCTTCCAGGCCGGTACCTCCACCCGGGGCCGCGCCTTCGCCGCACGCAATGCCGAAGTGGTGCTCATCCAGGGCCAGACGATCGAGAAAGCCGCCGCGCACGTCACCGAGATCCGCGATCTCGCCGAGTCGCACGGCCGCCGGCGTGACGACATCAAGATCATCACAGGGGTCACCGTGGTTGTCGCCCCGACCAGCGAAGAGGCGGCAGCCCGCCGTGCCGAACTCGAAGCCCTATATGTCGTCGACGACGCTGCAGTGATCTACGCGGGGTTCACTGGTGTCGACTACCGCGGGGTCGACCCGACCACGCCGCTGGTCGCTGCCACTTCTGACCAGGGGCAGACCCTCGTCGACCGTTTTGCGGCACCGGGCGACCGTGTTCCCACTGTCGGTGACGTGCTCGAGAGCTTTCGGCTGAAGGCGAACCGGGGTTTCCAGGTGACCGGCGACCCGATCGAGGTGGCAGAGCAGCTCATCGCGATCGTGGACGGGTCTGACGTCGACGGCTTCATGATCGAACCGACCTTCGGTGACGAACTGGCCTACAGCGAGTTCATCGCGCAGGTCCTGCCGATCCTGGCGAAGCGGGGATATGTCGCGCCGAGAGCCGACGGTCTGACCCTGCGCGAGCGGCTGTTCGAAGAGGGCCGGTCCCGTCTTCCCGACTCACACCCTGGCGCACGTTTTCGACACGTTCTGGCACCAACAGTGCCCGATGTCCGCATCACAACAACAGGCACCAGCAGCGACCACCGCACCGGCAGCATCCACAGAAACAGCAGGGAGAACCCATGA
- the add gene encoding adenosine deaminase: MISFADYLQLLPKAELHCHFVSVMRPARLIDLAAKNDVSLKSTDVDDLLDYDNLIDFLDVFNAGHEVLVSPDDFATVAYEGVLDAVESGNLKYREYYVNPFNFVSRGISYQTLIDSISQGLEQAESDFGVGFRIIPAINRSHSAQSAVELVELIAAHPHEKVVGIGMDDLTPEGFEEPLRFREAYELAGERGLKRTAHAGETLAASAQNVIDAIETLGCDRVDHGYRIVDDQALLQRALDSGVPFACTPLSTRVLSGWAFDDQHRIARMVRAGLPVSLSTDDAVFFRTDIGLEYTAALPAMGFTAAEASQIALAGIEAAWCSPEEKARLLADAAAGIRALDALLDIPTLHIPTLHIPTKESTT, translated from the coding sequence ATGATCTCCTTCGCTGACTACCTGCAGCTGCTGCCCAAGGCCGAGCTGCACTGCCACTTCGTCTCGGTGATGCGGCCGGCCCGGCTGATCGACCTGGCCGCGAAGAACGACGTCTCGCTGAAGAGCACCGATGTCGACGATCTCCTCGACTACGACAACCTCATCGACTTTCTCGATGTCTTCAATGCCGGCCACGAAGTTCTCGTGAGCCCCGACGACTTCGCGACTGTCGCCTACGAAGGTGTGCTCGACGCCGTCGAATCGGGCAACCTCAAGTACCGCGAGTACTACGTCAACCCCTTCAACTTCGTTTCGCGCGGTATCTCCTACCAGACCCTCATCGACTCGATCTCGCAGGGTCTCGAGCAGGCAGAGTCCGACTTCGGCGTCGGCTTCCGCATCATCCCGGCCATCAACCGCTCGCACAGTGCCCAGAGCGCCGTCGAACTGGTCGAACTGATTGCCGCCCATCCGCACGAGAAGGTCGTGGGCATCGGCATGGATGATCTGACCCCCGAAGGCTTCGAAGAGCCGCTGCGCTTCCGTGAGGCATACGAACTCGCCGGCGAGCGCGGCCTGAAACGCACGGCTCACGCGGGCGAGACCCTGGCGGCCTCTGCCCAGAACGTCATCGACGCCATCGAGACGCTGGGCTGCGACCGAGTCGACCACGGTTACCGCATCGTCGACGACCAAGCACTTCTGCAGCGAGCACTCGATTCAGGGGTGCCGTTCGCGTGCACTCCGCTGTCGACCCGGGTGCTCTCCGGTTGGGCGTTCGACGACCAGCACCGGATCGCCCGGATGGTGCGTGCCGGCCTGCCCGTCTCCCTCTCGACCGACGACGCGGTCTTCTTTCGAACCGACATCGGTCTCGAATACACGGCTGCACTGCCCGCCATGGGCTTCACCGCCGCCGAGGCCAGCCAGATCGCCCTGGCCGGGATCGAAGCCGCCTGGTGCTCGCCAGAGGAGAAGGCGCGTCTTCTCGCAGATGCTGCGGCGGGCATCCGGGCACTCGACGCGCTTCTTGACATCCCAACGCTGCACATCCCGACGCTGCACATCCCAACGAAGGAATCCACGACATGA
- a CDS encoding putative quinol monooxygenase, protein MSIVAILDLHVAPEFIETAPEILAAVLAQTSAFEGNEGNETLFDLNDPGHITVVERWRSIEDDNAYRAWRAGDGASNLGDILAGPPTLTWYK, encoded by the coding sequence ATGAGTATTGTTGCGATCCTCGACCTGCACGTCGCCCCTGAATTCATCGAAACCGCACCGGAGATTCTGGCTGCCGTTCTCGCGCAGACCTCTGCCTTCGAAGGCAATGAGGGCAATGAGACCCTCTTCGATCTGAACGACCCGGGCCACATCACCGTGGTGGAGCGGTGGCGTTCGATCGAAGATGACAACGCGTACCGGGCGTGGCGTGCGGGCGACGGGGCCTCGAACCTCGGCGACATTCTCGCCGGTCCGCCGACGCTGACCTGGTACAAGTAG